One genomic region from Microcella humidisoli encodes:
- a CDS encoding response regulator transcription factor: MVAPVNKQVRVAVVDDHESVRLGLQAAFTNAGFDVVSTSASVPELVETLDGREIDVVVLDLSLGDGSSVTENVKAVQATGSAVLVHSIADRVASVREALAAGAAGVIPKSSATSTVIAAAETVARGEVLNNLEWASAIDADRDFAKAQLGRREREILHLYASGLPLKLAAQQLGIGYSTAREYLDRIRAKYVEVGRPAPTKVDLLRRAVEDGILPGLDPDGDESA, from the coding sequence GTGGTTGCTCCGGTGAACAAGCAGGTGCGCGTCGCGGTCGTTGATGATCACGAGTCGGTGCGCCTCGGGCTGCAAGCGGCGTTCACCAACGCGGGCTTCGACGTCGTGTCGACGTCGGCGAGCGTGCCCGAGCTCGTCGAGACCCTCGATGGCCGCGAGATCGATGTCGTCGTGCTCGACCTGTCGCTCGGCGACGGCTCGAGCGTCACCGAGAACGTCAAGGCCGTGCAGGCGACCGGCTCGGCCGTGCTCGTGCACTCGATCGCCGACCGGGTCGCGAGCGTGCGCGAGGCGCTCGCCGCCGGGGCCGCCGGGGTGATCCCGAAGTCGTCGGCGACGAGCACCGTCATCGCCGCCGCCGAGACGGTCGCGCGCGGCGAAGTACTCAACAACCTCGAGTGGGCGAGCGCCATCGACGCCGACCGCGACTTCGCGAAGGCGCAGCTGGGGCGTCGCGAGCGCGAGATCTTGCACTTGTACGCGAGCGGCCTGCCGCTCAAGCTCGCCGCGCAGCAGCTCGGCATCGGCTACTCGACCGCCCGCGAGTACCTCGACCGCATCCGCGCCAAATACGTCGAGGTGGGGCGCCCCGCGCCCACGAAGGTCGACCTGCTGCGTCGAGCCGTCGAAGACGGGATTCTGCCGGGCCTCGATCCGGACGGTGATGAGTCGGCCTGA
- a CDS encoding purine-nucleoside phosphorylase — protein sequence MNHSAVNPLDLPDADPFAIAAQAAAQLAELTGVERHDIALTLGSGWAKAADLIGETTHTIPATEIAGFSKPALEGHVGTLRSILLPSGKRALVIGARTHYYENHGVRRVVHSVRTAAAAGASVMILTNGAGGIKEHWKPGTPVLISDHLNLTANSPLEGATFIDLTDLYAQRLRDLAHTVDPSLDEGVYVQFRGPHYETPAEVQMAKTLGGHIVGMSTALEAIAARQAGMEVLGLSLITNLAAGISPEPLSHGEVIQAGKDAEPVISALLARIVAAL from the coding sequence ATGAACCACAGCGCAGTGAACCCTCTCGACCTGCCCGACGCCGACCCCTTCGCGATCGCCGCTCAGGCGGCCGCACAGCTCGCCGAGCTCACGGGCGTCGAGCGGCACGACATCGCCCTCACCCTCGGGTCGGGCTGGGCGAAAGCTGCCGACCTCATCGGCGAGACCACCCACACGATCCCCGCCACCGAGATCGCCGGCTTCAGCAAGCCCGCGCTCGAGGGGCACGTCGGCACGCTGCGGTCGATCCTGCTGCCGAGCGGAAAGCGCGCGCTCGTCATCGGCGCCCGCACCCATTACTACGAGAATCATGGCGTGCGACGGGTGGTGCACTCGGTGCGCACGGCGGCAGCGGCCGGGGCATCGGTCATGATCCTCACCAACGGCGCGGGTGGCATCAAGGAGCACTGGAAGCCCGGCACGCCCGTGCTCATCAGCGACCACCTCAACCTGACGGCGAACTCGCCGCTCGAGGGCGCGACCTTCATCGACCTCACCGACCTGTATGCGCAGCGCCTGCGCGACCTCGCGCACACGGTCGACCCGAGCCTCGACGAGGGCGTCTACGTGCAGTTCCGCGGCCCGCACTACGAGACCCCGGCCGAGGTGCAGATGGCGAAGACGCTCGGCGGCCACATCGTCGGCATGTCGACGGCGCTTGAGGCGATCGCGGCCCGCCAGGCCGGCATGGAGGTGCTCGGCCTCTCGCTCATCACCAACCTCGCGGCGGGCATCTCGCCCGAACCGCTGAGCCACGGCGAGGTCATCCAGGCCGGAAAAGACGCTGAGCCGGTCATCAGCGCCCTGCTCGCCCGCATCGTCGCCGCACTGTAG
- a CDS encoding class I SAM-dependent RNA methyltransferase: MGEHIGSIIELTVDKIAHGGIAVGRLDGRVVFVSDAIPGETVRARVSDDRKKSFWRADAVEVLQPSEHRRDHVWSAAAIDRDPRGRAGGAEFGHIALAHQRELKRQVLAESLQRMAGIESDVVVEPLPGDPAVNGLGWRTRIRLHVDDQGRLGPMASRSHSVIPVQDVPLATAAVQAATPFAERFLGLGTLDVIAPTTSDPRLVIGEQKPTVIRELVGEREFQLDDTGFWQVHRSAPVALTRAVQEAIDPALFDPRAENLDLYGGVGLLAAAVADRFGAETRITSVESDERATDHASENLAEWLGASAETGRVDRWLRELDAGASAADRDRLRAATIVLDPPRSGAGSEVMTVLGRLAPAQLVYVACDPVALARDVALAAEAGYRLARIRAFDLFPHTHHVEAVATLIRG; this comes from the coding sequence ATGGGAGAGCACATCGGCAGCATCATCGAACTCACGGTCGACAAGATCGCGCACGGCGGCATCGCCGTCGGTCGGCTCGACGGCCGGGTGGTGTTCGTGAGCGACGCGATCCCGGGCGAGACCGTGCGGGCGCGCGTGAGCGACGACCGCAAGAAGAGCTTCTGGCGCGCCGATGCCGTGGAGGTGCTGCAGCCGAGCGAGCACCGCCGCGACCACGTCTGGTCGGCCGCGGCGATCGACCGCGACCCCCGCGGCCGCGCGGGCGGGGCGGAGTTCGGCCACATCGCCCTCGCGCATCAGCGCGAGCTCAAGCGGCAGGTGCTCGCCGAGTCACTGCAGCGCATGGCGGGCATCGAGAGCGACGTCGTCGTCGAGCCGCTGCCGGGCGACCCGGCCGTCAACGGGCTGGGCTGGCGCACGCGCATCCGCCTGCACGTCGACGACCAGGGCCGGCTCGGACCGATGGCGTCGCGCTCGCACTCGGTGATCCCGGTGCAGGATGTTCCGCTCGCGACCGCCGCCGTGCAGGCCGCGACGCCCTTCGCCGAGCGGTTTCTCGGCCTCGGCACCCTCGATGTCATCGCCCCCACGACGAGCGATCCGCGCCTCGTCATCGGCGAGCAGAAGCCCACCGTGATTCGCGAGCTCGTCGGCGAGCGCGAGTTCCAGCTCGACGACACCGGGTTCTGGCAGGTGCACCGCTCGGCGCCGGTCGCCCTCACCCGCGCGGTGCAGGAGGCGATCGATCCGGCGCTCTTCGACCCACGCGCCGAGAACCTCGACCTCTACGGCGGGGTGGGCCTGCTCGCCGCTGCCGTGGCCGACCGCTTCGGCGCCGAGACGCGCATCACGAGCGTCGAGTCCGACGAGCGCGCGACCGACCACGCGAGCGAGAACCTCGCCGAGTGGCTCGGCGCCTCGGCCGAGACGGGCCGGGTCGACCGTTGGCTGCGCGAGCTCGACGCGGGCGCCTCCGCGGCCGACCGCGACCGCCTGCGCGCGGCGACCATCGTGCTCGATCCGCCGCGCTCGGGCGCCGGATCCGAGGTCATGACGGTGCTCGGCCGCCTCGCACCGGCGCAGCTCGTGTACGTGGCGTGCGATCCGGTGGCGCTCGCTCGGGATGTCGCCCTCGCCGCCGAGGCCGGCTACCGGCTGGCGCGCATCCGGGCCTTCGATCTCTTCCCGCACACGCACCATGTCGAAGCGGTGGCGACACTGATCCGAGGGTGA
- a CDS encoding sensor histidine kinase: MSRPEALAAAPASSKPQRSPLSRKRVDTVISRSVAWFGIVFGLQAIPGLLGQYALGQPIWSALAVAAIYGSLLVALICSTIKRWVGGAHLLVSGVYLVALLTWPFFLADPSVPQQGDHWLYQLTTVATATAAIGLRVRGALIYLIVVPLIYGIIRATPQGGGGPWELGLFNAIYAIILGGAVLIIVTMTRSAATSVDEAQGAALDRYARAVRQHATEVERVHVDSIVHDSVLTTLLTAARAESSEQKALAAQMASNAMRHLREAALVSPDDGTTVRFRQLADRIVTAARQMQAPFTVRVRSLDTRVIPSAQAEALYSAAVQAMMNSVQHAGPPEVRRWLKVSGVHGGAVEIEIGDAGAGFDPAHLPEGRLGVRRSIVERTANAGGHADVRSSPGKGTVVVLSWPVFTPDDEAEAFAREEAGA, translated from the coding sequence ATGAGTCGGCCTGAGGCGCTCGCCGCGGCCCCCGCCTCGAGCAAGCCGCAGCGGAGCCCGCTGAGCCGCAAGCGCGTCGACACGGTCATCTCGCGCTCGGTCGCCTGGTTCGGCATCGTCTTCGGGCTGCAGGCCATTCCCGGGCTGCTCGGCCAGTACGCGCTCGGGCAGCCAATCTGGTCGGCCCTCGCGGTCGCAGCGATCTACGGCTCGCTGCTCGTGGCGCTCATCTGCTCGACGATCAAGCGCTGGGTGGGTGGCGCTCATCTGCTCGTCTCGGGCGTCTACCTCGTCGCGCTGCTGACCTGGCCGTTCTTCCTCGCCGATCCGAGCGTTCCGCAGCAGGGCGACCACTGGCTGTACCAGCTCACGACGGTCGCGACGGCGACCGCCGCGATCGGCCTGCGCGTTCGTGGGGCGCTCATCTACCTCATCGTCGTGCCCCTCATCTACGGCATCATCCGCGCGACCCCGCAGGGCGGTGGCGGGCCCTGGGAGCTCGGCCTCTTCAACGCCATCTACGCGATCATCCTGGGCGGTGCCGTGCTCATCATCGTGACGATGACGCGGTCGGCCGCGACGTCCGTCGACGAGGCCCAGGGGGCCGCCCTCGACCGGTACGCCCGAGCCGTGCGCCAGCACGCTACCGAAGTCGAGCGTGTGCACGTCGATTCGATCGTGCACGACAGCGTGCTCACGACGCTGCTGACAGCCGCTCGCGCGGAAAGCTCCGAGCAGAAGGCGCTCGCGGCGCAGATGGCGTCGAACGCGATGCGGCATCTGCGCGAGGCCGCACTCGTGTCGCCCGATGATGGAACGACCGTGCGGTTCCGGCAGCTCGCCGATCGCATCGTCACCGCCGCGCGGCAGATGCAGGCGCCGTTCACGGTGCGCGTGCGCTCGCTCGACACGCGGGTCATCCCCTCGGCGCAGGCCGAAGCCCTGTACTCCGCGGCCGTGCAGGCCATGATGAACAGCGTGCAGCACGCCGGCCCGCCGGAGGTGCGGCGCTGGCTCAAGGTCTCCGGCGTGCACGGCGGTGCCGTCGAGATCGAGATCGGCGACGCGGGTGCGGGGTTCGACCCCGCCCACCTGCCCGAAGGTCGACTCGGCGTGCGCCGCTCGATCGTCGAGCGCACCGCCAACGCGGGAGGTCACGCCGACGTGCGGTCATCGCCCGGCAAGGGCACGGTCGTCGTGCTCTCGTGGCCCGTGTTCACGCCCGACGACGAGGCCGAGGCGTTCGCGCGCGAGGAGGCCGGCGCATGA
- a CDS encoding phospho-sugar mutase, whose amino-acid sequence MTTLDLAKSWLEQDPDPVTRAELEALIPAAEGGDAAAMDALRDRFDTRLTFGTAGLRGELGAGPNRMNRVLVSQAATGFARWLLARDENASVVIGYDGRVNSDVFARDSAELMAGAGVRVVLLPRALPTPVLAFAVRELGLSAGVMVTASHNPPRDNGYKVYLGGRDGGSQIVAPADEAIHAAILEVANTSVVGELPRSSAYETADESIIDAYIARTAALVTHTPESAVLEPVSFVYTAMHGVGWEVAQRVFRDAGLGEPTVVAEQIAPDGAFPTVAFPNPEEPGAMDLSFATARAAGAELIIANDPDADRLAVAIPDASTPEGWRRLSGNAVGALLGWRAAERLEREGRQAKFAASLVSSPALSAVAAAYGVSYSDTLTGFKWISRVGGLGYGYEEALGYLVDPEKVRDKDGISAAVDFLALAGELKAAGRTLDDHQRDFDERFGAFASAQVSLRVTDLSRIGAIMAALRDNPPNEVGGVRVEQVDDFIGGFGVFPPGDILRFWMRGGARVIVRPSGTEPKVKVYIDASSTTGSVDERRAAAQAEVAALEAGMRALIV is encoded by the coding sequence ATGACCACTCTCGATCTCGCCAAGTCGTGGCTCGAACAAGACCCCGACCCCGTCACGCGCGCCGAGCTCGAGGCGCTCATCCCGGCCGCCGAGGGCGGCGATGCGGCGGCCATGGATGCCCTCCGCGACCGCTTCGACACGCGCCTCACGTTCGGCACCGCGGGTCTGCGCGGTGAGCTCGGCGCGGGTCCGAACCGCATGAACCGTGTGCTCGTCTCGCAGGCGGCCACCGGATTCGCCCGCTGGCTGCTCGCCCGCGACGAGAACGCGAGCGTCGTCATCGGCTACGACGGCCGCGTGAACAGCGACGTCTTCGCGCGCGACTCGGCCGAGCTCATGGCGGGCGCGGGCGTGCGCGTCGTGCTGCTGCCACGCGCCCTGCCGACCCCCGTGCTGGCCTTCGCCGTGCGCGAGCTCGGCCTGAGCGCCGGCGTCATGGTGACGGCGAGCCACAATCCGCCGCGCGACAACGGCTACAAGGTCTACCTGGGCGGCCGCGACGGCGGCTCGCAGATCGTCGCGCCCGCCGACGAGGCGATCCATGCCGCCATCCTCGAGGTCGCGAACACGAGCGTCGTCGGCGAGCTGCCGCGCTCGAGCGCCTACGAGACGGCGGACGAGAGCATCATCGACGCCTACATCGCCCGCACCGCCGCCCTCGTCACGCACACGCCCGAGTCGGCCGTGCTCGAGCCGGTCTCGTTCGTCTACACGGCGATGCACGGCGTCGGGTGGGAGGTCGCGCAGCGCGTGTTCCGCGACGCCGGGCTCGGCGAGCCGACCGTCGTCGCCGAGCAGATCGCGCCCGACGGGGCCTTCCCGACCGTCGCGTTCCCCAATCCGGAGGAGCCGGGCGCGATGGACCTCTCCTTCGCGACCGCGCGAGCCGCGGGCGCCGAGCTCATCATCGCCAACGACCCCGACGCCGACCGGCTCGCCGTCGCGATCCCCGACGCGTCCACCCCGGAGGGCTGGCGGCGGCTCAGCGGCAACGCGGTCGGTGCCCTGCTCGGCTGGCGGGCCGCGGAGCGCCTCGAGCGCGAGGGGCGGCAGGCGAAGTTCGCGGCATCCCTCGTCTCGTCGCCCGCGCTCTCGGCCGTCGCCGCCGCGTACGGCGTCAGCTACAGCGACACCCTGACGGGCTTCAAGTGGATCTCGCGCGTCGGCGGCCTCGGCTACGGCTACGAGGAGGCCCTCGGCTACCTCGTCGACCCCGAGAAGGTGCGCGATAAGGACGGCATCTCGGCCGCCGTCGACTTCCTCGCCCTCGCCGGCGAGCTCAAGGCGGCGGGCCGCACGCTCGACGACCACCAGCGCGACTTCGATGAGCGCTTCGGCGCCTTCGCGAGCGCGCAGGTCTCGCTGCGCGTCACCGATCTCAGCCGCATCGGCGCAATCATGGCCGCGCTGCGCGACAACCCGCCCAACGAGGTCGGGGGCGTGCGCGTCGAGCAGGTCGACGACTTCATCGGCGGCTTCGGCGTGTTCCCTCCCGGTGACATCCTGCGGTTCTGGATGCGCGGCGGCGCCCGCGTCATCGTGCGGCCGAGCGGCACCGAGCCCAAGGTGAAGGTCTACATCGACGCCTCGTCGACGACGGGCTCGGTCGACGAGCGCCGGGCGGCCGCGCAGGCCGAGGTCGCGGCGCTCGAGGCGGGCATGCGCGCGCTGATCGTCTGA
- a CDS encoding Maf family protein has protein sequence MRLYLASTSPARLATLRAVGIEPIAFAPGVDEERAVDAAAAAHPEGRLPADEMVQLLARLKAEAGLDPAVLGDAGLAPAEVDGFILGGDSAFELDGTVFGKPHEPAIARERWLAQRGRSGVLHSGHWLIDHRGGRLNGAVGRASRATVHFADDIETAEIDAYIATGEPLKVAGAFTIDSKGAGFIDRIEGDPHTVVGLSVPLLRKLVHELGGRWTDLWNR, from the coding sequence GTGCGCCTCTACCTCGCCTCGACGTCTCCGGCCCGGCTCGCGACGCTGCGGGCGGTCGGCATCGAGCCGATCGCGTTCGCCCCCGGGGTCGATGAAGAGCGGGCGGTGGATGCGGCTGCGGCCGCGCATCCCGAGGGCCGCCTGCCGGCCGACGAGATGGTGCAGCTGCTCGCCCGCCTCAAGGCCGAGGCGGGCCTCGACCCCGCGGTGCTCGGCGACGCCGGGCTGGCGCCGGCCGAGGTCGATGGGTTCATCCTCGGCGGCGACTCGGCCTTCGAACTCGACGGCACGGTGTTCGGCAAACCGCACGAACCCGCGATCGCCCGCGAGCGCTGGCTCGCGCAGCGCGGCCGCAGTGGCGTGCTGCACTCGGGCCACTGGCTCATCGACCACCGGGGTGGCCGGCTGAACGGGGCTGTCGGTCGGGCATCCCGCGCGACGGTGCACTTCGCCGACGACATCGAGACGGCCGAGATCGACGCGTACATCGCCACAGGCGAACCGCTGAAGGTCGCCGGGGCGTTCACGATCGACTCGAAGGGCGCCGGGTTCATCGACCGCATCGAGGGCGACCCGCACACCGTCGTCGGCCTCTCGGTGCCGCTGCTGCGCAAGCTCGTGCACGAGCTCGGCGGGCGCTGGACCGATCTCTGGAATCGCTAA
- a CDS encoding PTS sugar transporter subunit IIB: MKIVTICGAGIGSSGILKVNAERVLQRLGLTATVVAADLASVERVAADAQVILTSGEFVEAIGPTRADVIVIDNYFDSDELSTKLEAAIG, from the coding sequence GTGAAGATCGTCACGATCTGCGGAGCCGGCATCGGCTCGAGCGGCATCCTCAAGGTCAACGCGGAGCGCGTGCTGCAGCGGCTCGGCCTCACGGCCACGGTCGTCGCGGCCGATCTCGCGTCGGTCGAGCGCGTCGCCGCCGACGCCCAGGTGATCCTGACGAGCGGCGAGTTCGTCGAGGCCATCGGCCCGACGCGCGCCGACGTCATCGTCATCGACAACTACTTCGACAGCGACGAGCTGAGCACGAAGCTCGAAGCCGCGATCGGCTGA
- a CDS encoding PTS sugar transporter subunit IIA, producing MSLPALADRAIVLHARAADWRDAIRLAGDALVDSGCTTAEYTEAMIRMVDDHGPYIVIAPGLALAHARPGPEVRCDGLSVVTLAEPVEFGHAHNDPVRVVIGLAGVAADGHLEAVAELANAFNDAAAIPALAAATTRDAVRQILAGEGVA from the coding sequence GTGAGCCTGCCCGCCCTCGCCGATCGGGCGATCGTGCTGCACGCACGCGCCGCCGATTGGCGCGACGCCATCCGCCTCGCGGGCGACGCCCTCGTCGACAGCGGGTGTACGACCGCCGAGTACACCGAGGCGATGATCCGCATGGTCGACGACCACGGGCCGTACATCGTCATCGCGCCGGGCCTCGCCCTCGCGCACGCCCGCCCCGGTCCGGAGGTGCGCTGCGACGGTCTCTCGGTCGTGACGCTCGCCGAGCCGGTCGAGTTCGGCCACGCCCACAACGATCCCGTGCGCGTCGTCATCGGCCTCGCGGGGGTGGCGGCCGACGGCCACCTCGAGGCGGTGGCCGAGCTCGCCAACGCCTTCAACGATGCCGCGGCGATTCCGGCGCTCGCCGCGGCGACGACGCGGGATGCTGTGCGTCAGATTCTCGCCGGCGAAGGCGTCGCGTGA
- a CDS encoding NAD(P)H-quinone dehydrogenase yields the protein MDTSTFDRTQRIAVLGGGPGGYEAALAGAQLGAEVTLVERVGVGGSAVLTDVVPSKTLIATAEAAGAIRDAADLGVQFFARGESGRAVKPEVAVNLTQVNKRLLNLAQDQSDDMRDQLIAAGVRIIVGDGRLDGPNRIVVATGHGKKRTDFDQCDADTVIVAVGASPRELPSAKPDGTRILTWTQLYTLTEVPEHLIVVGSGVTGAEFASAYRALGAQVTLISSRDQVLPGEDADAAHLIEQVFRRNGMTLLAKSRADSVVNTGDGVTVTLSDGTVIEGSHCLMAVGSIPNTAGIGLEEAGVQLTASGHIAVNKVARTSMPSVYAVGDCSDSLPLASVASMQGRTAVYHAMGDAVTPIRLRNVTSNIFTAPEIATVGFSQKQIEDGETRGIVHKLMLETNPRAKMQGVTDGFIKIFAAKTSGTVIGGVIVAPRASELILPVALAVEHRLTVDQLARAYSVYPSLSGGITDAARAMHVPRD from the coding sequence ATGGACACCTCCACGTTCGACCGCACCCAGCGCATCGCCGTCCTCGGAGGCGGCCCCGGCGGTTATGAGGCGGCGCTCGCCGGCGCGCAGCTCGGCGCCGAGGTGACCCTCGTCGAGCGCGTGGGCGTCGGCGGCTCAGCCGTGCTCACCGATGTTGTGCCGTCGAAGACGCTCATCGCGACGGCCGAGGCGGCGGGCGCCATTCGCGATGCCGCTGATCTCGGGGTTCAGTTCTTCGCGCGCGGCGAATCGGGGCGCGCCGTCAAGCCCGAGGTCGCCGTCAACCTGACGCAGGTCAACAAGCGGCTGCTCAACCTCGCCCAAGACCAGTCGGACGACATGCGCGATCAGCTCATCGCGGCCGGCGTGCGCATCATCGTCGGCGACGGGCGCCTCGATGGCCCGAACCGCATCGTCGTCGCGACCGGCCACGGCAAGAAGCGCACCGACTTCGACCAGTGCGACGCCGACACGGTGATCGTCGCCGTGGGGGCATCACCGCGCGAGCTGCCCAGCGCGAAGCCCGACGGCACGCGCATCCTGACGTGGACGCAGCTCTACACGCTCACCGAGGTTCCCGAGCACCTCATCGTCGTCGGCTCGGGCGTGACCGGCGCCGAGTTCGCCTCGGCCTACCGCGCCCTAGGCGCGCAGGTCACCCTCATCTCGAGCCGCGATCAGGTGCTGCCGGGTGAGGATGCGGATGCCGCGCACCTCATCGAGCAGGTGTTCCGGCGCAACGGCATGACGTTGCTCGCGAAGAGCCGCGCCGACTCGGTCGTGAACACGGGCGACGGCGTCACGGTCACCCTGAGCGACGGCACCGTCATCGAGGGCTCGCACTGCCTCATGGCCGTCGGCTCGATCCCCAACACGGCGGGCATCGGGCTCGAGGAGGCCGGGGTGCAGCTCACGGCCTCCGGCCACATCGCGGTCAACAAGGTCGCGCGAACCTCGATGCCCAGCGTGTATGCGGTCGGCGACTGCAGCGACTCGCTGCCCCTCGCATCCGTCGCCTCGATGCAGGGCCGCACGGCGGTCTACCACGCCATGGGCGACGCCGTGACGCCCATCCGCTTGCGCAACGTCACCTCGAACATCTTCACCGCGCCCGAGATCGCGACCGTCGGCTTCTCGCAGAAGCAGATCGAAGACGGCGAGACCCGGGGCATCGTGCACAAGCTCATGCTCGAGACCAACCCGCGCGCGAAGATGCAGGGCGTCACCGACGGCTTCATCAAGATCTTCGCGGCGAAGACCTCGGGCACCGTCATCGGGGGAGTGATCGTGGCCCCGCGGGCCTCCGAGCTCATCCTGCCGGTCGCCCTCGCCGTCGAGCACCGCCTCACGGTCGACCAGCTCGCGCGTGCCTACTCGGTGTACCCCTCGCTGTCGGGCGGCATCACGGATGCCGCGCGCGCGATGCACGTGCCCCGCGACTAG
- a CDS encoding acetyl/propionyl/methylcrotonyl-CoA carboxylase subunit alpha: MARITKILIANRGEIAVRVIRAARDSGIATVAVYADQDRDARHVRLADEAYALNGTTSAETYLVIDKLLSVARRAGADAVHPGYGFLAENADFARAVIDAGLTWIGPSPDAIEKLGDKVSARHIAEKVGAPLAPGTLNPVSGADEVLAFVDVHGLPVAIKAAFGGGGRGLKVARTREEIPELFDSATREAIAAFGRGECFVEKYLDKPRHVETQCLADAHGTVVVISTRDCSLQRRHQKLVEEAPAPFLTPEQTELLYSSSKAILKEVGYLGAGTCEFLIGADGTVSFLEVNTRLQVEHPVSEEVTGIDLVREQFRLAEGEPLGYDDPVAHGHSFEFRINGEDPGLNFMPMPGPVHALRFPGGPGVRVDSGVTTGDVISGAFDSLLAKLIVTGKTREDALERSRRALAEFEVAGLPTVLPFHRAIVDDPAFAPADGAPFTVYTRWIETEFDNQLEPWSGSLAEPLAEPAARHTVVVEVAGKRLEVSLPETLVPASTSRASTALAAPPKRRSGAAVAAGASGDAVKSPMQATVVKLAVAEGDKVVAGDLVVVLEAMKMEQPMTAHKDGVVTGIGAAVGETVSSGHVLLSIVD, encoded by the coding sequence ATGGCCCGCATCACGAAGATCCTCATCGCCAACCGAGGCGAGATCGCCGTCCGCGTCATCCGCGCCGCCCGTGACTCCGGCATCGCGACGGTGGCCGTCTACGCCGATCAGGATCGGGATGCCCGGCACGTGCGCCTCGCCGACGAGGCCTACGCGCTCAACGGCACGACGAGCGCCGAGACCTACCTCGTCATCGACAAGCTGCTCAGCGTCGCCCGCCGGGCCGGCGCCGACGCGGTGCACCCGGGCTACGGCTTCCTCGCCGAGAACGCCGACTTCGCGCGCGCCGTCATCGACGCCGGCCTCACCTGGATCGGGCCGTCTCCGGATGCGATCGAGAAGCTCGGCGACAAGGTCAGCGCCCGCCACATCGCCGAGAAGGTCGGCGCGCCCCTCGCCCCCGGCACCCTCAACCCCGTGAGCGGCGCCGACGAGGTGCTCGCCTTCGTCGACGTGCACGGCCTGCCCGTGGCGATCAAGGCCGCGTTCGGCGGCGGCGGGCGCGGCCTCAAGGTCGCCCGCACGCGCGAGGAGATTCCCGAGCTGTTCGACTCCGCCACGCGCGAAGCCATCGCGGCCTTCGGCCGCGGCGAGTGCTTCGTCGAGAAGTACCTCGACAAGCCCCGCCACGTCGAGACCCAGTGCCTCGCCGACGCGCACGGCACCGTCGTCGTCATCTCGACGCGCGACTGCTCGCTGCAGCGTCGCCACCAGAAGCTCGTCGAGGAGGCACCCGCGCCGTTCCTCACGCCCGAGCAGACCGAGCTGCTGTACTCCTCGTCGAAGGCCATCCTGAAAGAGGTCGGCTACCTCGGGGCGGGCACGTGCGAGTTCCTCATCGGCGCCGACGGCACCGTCTCGTTCCTCGAGGTCAACACGCGCCTCCAGGTCGAGCACCCGGTCTCGGAAGAGGTCACGGGCATCGACCTCGTGCGCGAGCAGTTCCGCCTCGCCGAGGGCGAGCCGCTCGGCTACGACGACCCCGTCGCGCACGGGCACTCGTTCGAGTTCCGCATCAACGGGGAAGACCCGGGCCTGAACTTCATGCCCATGCCCGGCCCCGTGCACGCCCTGCGCTTCCCCGGCGGCCCCGGCGTGCGCGTCGACTCCGGCGTCACCACGGGCGACGTCATCTCGGGCGCCTTCGACTCGCTGCTCGCGAAGCTCATCGTCACCGGCAAGACCCGAGAAGACGCGCTCGAGCGCTCGCGCCGGGCCCTCGCCGAGTTCGAGGTCGCCGGCCTCCCGACCGTGCTGCCCTTCCACCGCGCGATCGTCGACGACCCGGCGTTCGCTCCGGCGGACGGCGCGCCCTTCACCGTCTACACGCGCTGGATCGAGACCGAGTTCGACAACCAGCTCGAGCCGTGGAGCGGCTCGCTCGCCGAGCCGCTCGCCGAGCCCGCCGCGCGGCACACGGTGGTCGTCGAGGTCGCCGGCAAGCGCCTCGAGGTCTCGCTGCCCGAGACGCTCGTGCCCGCATCCACGTCGCGCGCCTCGACGGCGCTCGCTGCCCCGCCGAAGCGCCGCTCGGGCGCGGCCGTCGCGGCCGGAGCCTCGGGTGATGCCGTCAAGAGCCCCATGCAGGCCACGGTCGTGAAGCTCGCCGTCGCCGAGGGCGACAAGGTCGTCGCGGGCGATCTCGTGGTCGTGCTCGAGGCCATGAAGATGGAGCAGCCCATGACCGCGCACAAAGACGGCGTCGTCACCGGCATCGGCGCGGCTGTCGGCGAGACGGTGTCGTCGGGCCACGTGCTGCTCAGCATCGTCGACTGA